The sequence GTTGAGCCGCAAAGATGGCCTAACCAACCTATACAATCGAATCTCATGGGAGCAAAACCTAGAGAAAGAGTTCGAGCGAATGGTTTATGCCTCTGAACCAAGTTCACTGGTGATGTTTGACATAGACCACTTCAAGGCGATCAATGATACCTATGGGCACCATGTTGGCGACGAAGTGATTAGAGCAACCGCAAAGCTACTGCGAAAGTCAGTACGCAAAGGCGATGTCTGTGGTCGCTATGGTGGTGAAGAATTTACCGTTATTCTACCAAATACCTGCACCGAACAAGCGCGACTGTTTGCCGAGCGCCTGCGCGCCAGTATCGAACAAGCAAAAATTGAGCATGCGGGTCAGCAAATCAAATTCACCATCAGCTTAGGCGTTTGCCAGTATCACCCGAGCTTTCAAAATCATATAGCCTGGTTAAATAGCGTAGATGCCGCACTTTACCGCTCAAAAGATGGCGGTCGAAATCAAACGCAGGTGATAGATTTAATTAAAAGTTCGATGAGAAACGCTTAGTACTTCGTTGTGCCTGAATCAAACACCCCTTTCGGGGCATGGTTGATTGAGAGCTTTACCTCTACATTAGCCCTCTTATCAGCCTTTTATGCCATCATCTATGCGCCCTAAACCCGACCGCCTGACTGCAATGACATCACTCATAGAAGAGGTAAAAAACACGCTCCCCCTCTATGAGGAGGACACTTTTGTCTGCGGCCCCGACAATTCCTGTATTGGCTGCCCTAAAAAGCTCATGGAGTTAGTGGAAACTGAGGTGTCTTACTGGGAGAGTGCGATTGAACGTGGCGTTACACCTCAGTTTGATGAGATTCGTCGCTTTGGTAAGCTTTGCAATAACGTGCGACGAGGTTTAGTGCGTAACAACATTCAGCTCCTCGCTTGATGTCGTTTAGCTAGTGGATAATACCTTTATCAATGGCATATTTGGCGAGTTCTGCCGTCGAGTGCAAATCCAATTTGTGCTTAATATTCTGTCGATGAGTTTCCACTGTCCGATAACTGATTCCAAGAAGTGCCGCCACTTTTTTACTGCTGTGCCCCTCTGCAACAAGCTTCAATACTGACTCCTCTCGGCGACTCAATGGATTAGGCTTTTGGGCGGAGGGGACGACCTCCTGGGTAAACAAAGTCTGTGTCACTGATTCACAAAAATAGGTAGAGCCTTGATTGACAGTTTTTATCGCCTGAACCATCTTATTGGCGCAAATTTCTTTGAGCATATAGCCAACGGCACCTGCCTGCATCACCTTCATGATGTACTCGCGATTATCATGCATTGTGAGCATTAACACTTTCACGCCTGGATGCTCTTCACAGATAAGGCGCGTTGCATCAATCCCATTCATAATTGGCATACTGACGTCCATCAATACCACATCAGGGAGCAACTGACCCACAATCTCAACCGCCTCTAAACCATTACTCGCCGTGCCTACCACTTCGATCTCTGGCTCTTGGACTAAGCGTGCCATAAATCCATCGAGAACAACCTGATGATCATCCACCATCACTACCGATATTTTGTCACTCATTTTATCCATCCATTCTGATCAACACTGCAATTTCAGTCCCTAGGCCTACTTCACTCATTAATTCGAAGTCCCCCCCGATGAACTCGACTCGCTCACGCATGTTTCTAAGGCCAATCCCACCACGAGCCAGTGCTGCATTCACATTGAACCCCACACCGTCATCACGCACCATTAATTGTAGATGAGCGCCGACTTGCTGCAGCATCACCGTCACTTTTCCTGCGCCAGAGTGTTTCTCTACATTATTAAGAGACTCCTGTACCACTCGATATAAAGTCGTGCTGATATCTGAAGATAGCTTGACCGCGTTGGTATCAAAGTGAACATCAATTTCGAGCCCGGAGTGTGACTTAAAGTCGTGCAACAGTGTCGTGAGCGCAGCTTCTAGGCCGATATCGTCCAATGCGCTTGGGCGAAGTTGATGCGATATATGCCTGACTTCATTTATTGCCATCATGAGTGAGTGCTGTGACTTATCAAGGTGAGACCTTAGTCGCTCATCATCCACCTTATCCTTGAGCAGCTCCAAATGACATTTACTGGAAACCAGTAATTGATTGATACCATCGTGCAGTTCACGCGCAAGATGTTTCTTCTCATCTTCCTGAAACATCACGGTTTTGTGTGCCAACTCTTTAAGATTCTTATCTGCGAGGCGATGTTCGTGAAGGTTTATCGCTAAGGTAAGTACAATAATCACGGCGACAGTCACAATAAGAATCACCATCACTGAGAAAAAAGTTGTCTCAATGTTCTGGTTGATGGCCGCATGCATGTTGTCCACTTCTTGTCGCACATCTTCGATATACAACCCGGTGCCAATCATCCAATCCCATTTATCCAACCAGGCGGCATAACTTAATTTTGGTACAATATCTCCCGTTGAGGGTTTCTGCCACAAATATTGATGAAACCCTCCTCCCGCTTTGGCTTGAAACAGTAATGCCTCAATTAAGTAATCCCCATTGCTATCTTTTAGGTCGAGTAAGTTCTGGCCTACCAGTTCCGGCATGATTGGGTGAACCAAATTTACGCCTTGCTCATCATAAGCAAAGAAATAACCATCTGAGCCGTACCTAAGCTTAGTCAATATATCTTTCACCTCGAGCTTAGCTTCCACCTCGTTTAACTCGTCATCCATATAGACATGGCGAATCGCATCAAAAGCCAAATCGACACTGTCTTTTAATGCACTCTCGCGTGATTTGATTAAACTGTCGCGAAATATCTCCACCTCTTTCTCACCTAAACTCTTGGCTTGATGGATCGAGATCCAACTGATACTCAGTGTCACAAGAACCAAAGGGAGTAAGGTCAACAGAATCAACTTCGCTTTTAATGGCATACTTGCTCCTAAAACAAAAAACTGCCCCTAATTCGAAAGGGCAGTTTAACGTTAGCAATGATTATTAAATCATGAGGTTACGCAGGTCATAATTTGAACAATTGCGCCTCTAGCTCCTCTAACTCAATACTAATTCGCCATTCCATACATCTCAGGAAAAGCCAACAGTGAAGCAAGCACCACGATTTGAATCAGAATAAACGGCATAACACCGCGATAGATGTCTTGGGTTGTGACCCCATTAGGCGCGACACCTTTTAGATAAAAGAGACTGAAACCAAACGGTGGGGTTAGAAATGAGGTTTGCAGATTCATGGCAATCAGTATCGCGAACCATGTCATATTAAGGCCAAGCAACTCCGCAACTGGCGAGATAATCGGCACGATAATAAAACAGATTTCAACAAAGTCGATGAAGAAACCCAGAATCAGTATCACCAACATGGTGATGATTAGGAAGCCCCATTTTTCACCCGGCAGTTGCAGCATCCACTCTTCGACTAGGTAGTCACCACCGGTATAGGTAAATGCCATCGAGAAGGCGGTTGCACCGAGTAAAATAGCAAATACCATTGCGGTGACTTTGACGGTCTCTTTCGCGGACTCGTACACCATACGCCAACTAAATTGGCGATATAGTAACGCTAAAACCAGTGCTCCGGCTCCGCCAAGCGCAGCCGACTCGGTTGGGGTCGCGATACCTGCAAAAATAGAGCCCAGTACCAAAACGATAAGCACAAGGGGCGGTATCACCGCCTTAAGCGCATTGTAGATCTCTTGTTTACGACTGATTGAGTCATCACGCTCTATCGCTTGTGCTGATTCTGGGTGCAACTTAGCGTAGATAAGAATATAGATGACATAAGCAGCCACCAGCGCCAGCCCAGGCCAAACCGCTGCTTGGAAAAGGTCACCAACAGGAACACCGAGCACATCACCTAATAAGATCAACACAATGGAGGGTGGAATGATTTGACCCAGCGTGCCCGAAGCGCAAATAGTGCCGCAAGCAAGCCCTTTGTCATAGTTATATTTGAGCATGACGGGCAGTGAAATAAGCCCCATTGCGACAACAGAGGCTCCGACCACCCCCGTCGACGCAGCTAGCAACGCGCCAACCAACACCGTCGAAACGGCAATACCACCGCGCACACCACCGAATAAGCGCCCCATCGATTCCAGTAACTGCTCCGCTAGCTTTGTCTTTTGTAACACCAACCCCATAAAGACAAACAGAGGCACAGCCATCAACACGGTGTTCTCCATTATCGACTGAATGCGATACGGCATGAACGCAAACATATCCATACCTTCGGCCCAAACACCAAAGATTAGTGCAATACCACCAAAGGTAAAGGCCACCGGAAAACCTAAAAGCAGCGCGAACAGAGCGACAAAAAACATTACGATACCAATCATTTTATGTGTCCTTACTGTTTGTCTGAGTTAGGGGTGTCGTAGATAAGATGAGGATTCACGATCTTGTTCAGCGAGTGAAGAATAAGACCAATGCCGCTTATAGCCATAAAGAAGAATGATAGAGGTATCATGGCTTTGATCACCCAACGATAGGGCAGACCACCAGGGTCACCTGATGTTTCTCCTAAGGTATAGCTCTCTTTGGCAAAATCAACGCCATACCAAGCGACCAACAAGCAAAAGGGAAATAAGAAGACGAGCGTACCCACAATATCAATCACGGCTTGTGCCTTGTTGGAAAGTCGCTCATAAAATACGTCCACTCTTACGTGCCCACCGGCTTTAATGGCAAAAGGGACACCGAGCAAAAAGACCGATGAGAACAAATGCCATTCCATCTCTTGAAAAGCAATGGACACATCATTGAAGACATACCTCATCACCACATCATAGGTGACATTGGCAAGTAGGATGATAAACAGAATACTCGCGAGCCAGCCTAAGAAATCACCGAAGCGATTAAAGGCTCTCTCGATATAAATTAGACTTCTCATTCCAGGCTCCATGGAATTTTGAGGTTGCTCCACTCAACCTAGGTTGGTGGAGCTTATTTTTGTCACTTTCTAGAAACGTATAAATCAATTTCTTGGGCTTCCAGCGGTCTCTCACCGCTGAATGGGAAGATAGCTAAACTATTTCTCAGCTTCAGCTTGACCATTGAGGTAAGCGCGATGGGAGATATTCGACCAAGGGCGCACTTGCTCAAGATACGATGCTTGTGACTCTTGAATCTCTTTCGCTAAAGCATCTTTTTCAGCATGCTCTTTCAACAAACGGTCATTCGCCTCACGCAATGCAGACATGACTGCGGGTGGGAAGTTTTTCACCTGAACATTTGGATACTCAGTTTTAATCGTTGCCCAGTTCTTACCACTCTCATGCTTCGATTGAGTGTACATGTCGTATGCGGCGGTTTTCATTGCCACTTGCAAAATCGCCTTGAGATCATCCGGAAGCTTCTCCCAAGTCCGTTTGTTCACTAAGAATTGAAGCTCTGTCGCTGGCTCGTGCCAACCTGTGTAGTAGTACGGCGCAATTTTGTGGAAACCCATACGTAAATCAAGTGAAGGACCTACCCACTCTAGTGCATCAATGGTGCGACGCTCTAAAGAGGTATACAGTTCTCCCGGGGCAATATTTGTTGGTTTGGCCCCAAGCTCTGCCAATACTTCACCCGCAAAACCCGGGATACGCATTTTCAAACCTTGCAGGTCTTCGACTGAGTTAATCTCTTTCTGGAACCATCCACCCATTTGCACATCAGTATTCCCGCCTGGGAATGACATTAGATTGTGTGGTGAGTACACCTGCTCCATAAGCTCCATACCACCGCCATAGTAAAACCATGCGTATTGCTCCACTGGCAACATGCCGAACGGCATGGAAGTGAAGTAAAGCGTATTTGGCACCTTACCTTTCCAGTAGTAAGAAGCTGAGTGTCCCATATCGTACTGACCCGATTTCACCATATCAAACACGCCAAACGGTGCTTTATGCTTGTTCGATGAATCGATACGGATCTGCAGGCGACCACCTGACATCTCTTCCGCCATTTTCGCCATATTCTTGGTGGTATCACCAAACACGGGGAAGTTAGGCCCCCAAGTTTCAGCAAGCTTTAAGCGGTATACCTTATCATCAGCAAATGCGGATGCAGAGCCTAAAGCGCAAACTGCGGTTACAACCACACTGGTCACAACGCGTTTTACAGATTGATGGATAAAACTCATGATCTCGTCCTTTATGTTCTTCCATTGTGATTACACTGAAATACAGTGCGAATTCGTCTCTACAAAGATGCGTAACATTTGGCAAATATGAAATGGGCGTGAACACGCAGGCGCATAGTGTCAAAGCGACTGACTAGCCTTAAGGGTTACGTACTTATACGTAGGTGATTGGATGATGAGGAGATAACTCACTGTAAATTGGGAAGAAGTAAATATCCCAGGCTTACAGCTAGTCAAAATATACGTAATGACTATCACCAGAGCAAAATAACATTCATCGTCACAAAAATAACATTTGTGCCGTGCTAGCTTGGTTGGAGGGTGGGGGTGCGAAGCAAAAAGAAGTGTTAGGCAATAAAAAAGGAGAGCCTAAGCCCTCCTTCTTCTTAAACCTGAATAACTGACTCTAATTAAAGAGCAGCTTTCGCTTTTTCAACTAGAACTGCGAATGCAGCTTTGTCGAATACCGCGATGTCAGCAAGGATCTTACGGTCGATCTCGATAGATGCTTTCTTAAGACCGTTGATGAAACGGCTGTAAGATAGACCATTTTGACGAGATGCAGCGTTGATACGTGCAATCCACAGTTGACGGAATTGACGTTTCTTGTTGCGACGGTCACGGTAAGCGTATTGACCAGCTTTAGTAACTGCTTGGAAAGCTACGCGGTAAACACGTGAACGTGCACCGTAGTAACCTTTAGCTTGTTTTAGAACTTTCTTATGACGTGCACGAGCTTGTACACCACGTTTTACGCGAGGCATTATGTCTCTCCTAAACTAAACGATTGATAAACTAAAAAGAATTAAGCGTATGGCATCATACGAACAACTGCAGCCACTTCACACTTAGGAAGGATTGCATTTGGACGAAGCTGACGCTTGTTCTTAGTAGTACGCTTAGTCAGAATGTGACGTTTTGTAGCGTGCTTGTACTTAATACCACCAGCAGTTTTCTTAAAACGCTTAGCAGCACCTTTGTTGGTTTTCATCTTAGGCATGATGAATAACTCCGCATTGTTGAGTTGATTAAACAATAGTAATTAGGGCGAATAAAACCCTGCCGCTTCGCAACGGCAGGGTTCAATTACTTGCAAAGCCGTTAATTACTTCTTTTTAGGGGCCAACACCATGATCATCTGACGACCTTCAATTCTCGTTGGGAAAGATTCAACAACAGCTAAATCTACTGTGTCCTCTTTCAAACGATTTAGAACGTCAACACCGATCTCTTGGTGAGCCATTTCGCGGCCACGGAAGCGAATTGTTACCTTCACTTTGTTGCCGTCTTCAAGGAAACGCGTCAGGTTGCGTAGTTTTACCTGATAGTCTCCAATGTCAGTTCCAGGACGGAATTTAACTTCCTTAATCTGGATCTGCTTTTGCTTCTTCTTCTGCTCTTTAGCAGCTTTGCTCTTCTCGAAGAGGAACTTACCATAGTCCATCACACGACAAACAGGTGGCTCGGCGTTAGGGCTGATCTCTACGAGATCCATACCAGCTTCATCAGCAGCAGCAAGTGCTTCTTGGATCGATACGATACCTACAGGTTCACCATCAGCGCCTGTTAAACGAACTTCACGAACGCCGCGAATTTCACCGTTCATACGGTGCTGGTTTTGTTTGGCCGGTTGTTGGCCACGTCTTCCGCCTTTAATAGCTTATTCCTCCAGATTGAGCCTACGGGTAGAAACTTCGGTGCGGATGTATTCAATAAAGTCATCCACTTTAAATTTACCGAGGTCTTTACCTTTACGTGTACGTACTGCGATTTCGCCGGCTTCCATTTCTTGGTCACCACAAACCAACATGTACGGGACACGCTTCAAAGTGTGTTCGCGGATTTTAAAGCCAATCTTCTCATTTCTCAAGTCCGCTTTTGCTCTAATTCCACATTTTTGTAGTTTTTGTGCAACTTCTTGAACATAGTCTGACTGTTTGTCAGTGATATTCATGATCACGGCTTGCTCAGGAGAAAGCCATGTTGGGAAGAAGCCGTAGTACTCTTCAATAAGAATACCGATGAAACGCTCAAGTGAGCCAAGAATTGCACGGTGAATCATTACCGGCACTTGACGCTCGTTGTTTTCATCCACGTAAGTCGCACCAAGACGACCTGGTAAGTTGAAGTCTAGCTGAACTGTACCACATTGCCATGCACGATCGAGACAATCATATAGAGTGAACTCAATCTTAGGACCGTAGAATGCACCTTCGCCTTCTTGGATTTCGTAAGGAATGTCCATCGACTCTAGTGACAATTTCAGTGCTTCTTCTGATTGATCCCAGATCTCATCCGAACCCACACGTTTTTCAGGACGTGTAGACAGTTTCACAACGATGTTGTCAAAACCGAATGTTTGGTATGTATCGTAAACCATCTTGATACAGCCAGTCACTTCCTCTTGGATTTGACTCTCTGTACAGAAGATGTGTGCATCATCTTGCGTAAAGCCACGCACACGCATGATGCCGTGTAGCGCACCAGATGGCTCATTACGGTGACAAGAACCAAATTCAGCCATACGAAGTGGCAGATCACGGTAAGATTTTAGACCTTGATTGAAGATCTGAACGTGACCAGGACAGTTCATTGGCTTGATTGCGTATTCACGGTTCTCTGAAGACGTCGTAAACATCGCATCTGCGTATTTGTCCCAGTGACCAGAGCGCTCCCAAAGAACGCGGTCCATCATTAGTGGGCCTTTTACTTCTTGGTAATCGTATTCTGTCAGTTTTTCACGCACGAATACTTCTAGATCACGGAAGATAGACCAACCATTGTGGTGCCAGAACACCATACCTGGTGCTTCTTGCTGCATGTGGAATAGATCGAGTTGCTTACCGATCTTACGGTGGTCACGCTTCGCCGCTTCTTCAAGGCGCACAAGGTGTGCCTTAAGTGCTTTTTTATCGTGGAACGCCGTACCGTAGATACGTTGCAACATCTTGTTGTCGCTGTTACCACGCCAGTATGCACCCGCAACGTTCAGCAACGTGAAGTGTTGACAGAAACTCATGTTCGGTACGTGAGGGCCACGACACATATCAATGTATTCTTCGTGGTGGTAAAGGCCTGGACGGTCGTCACGAGCAACATTCTCGTCCAAGATTTCCATCTTGTAAGTTTCACCGCGTGCTTCAAACGTGTCACGCGCTTCCTGCCAACTTACTTTCTTCTTGATAACTTGGTACTTCGTTTTCGCTAGCTCTTTCATGCGCTTTTCAATCTTTTCAAGATCTTCTTGCGTCAATGAGTGCTCTAGATCGATATCGTAGTAGAAACCATTGTCGATTGTAGGACCGATTGCCATCTTTGCTTCTGGGAATAGCTGCTTGATCGCGTGACCAAGAAGGTGAGCACAAGAGTGACGAACAATCTCGAGGCCATCAACATCATCTTTATTTGTGATGATTTCTAGAGCCGCATCGGTTTCAATCGGGTCACAAGCGTCGACACGCTCGCCATTAACACGACCCGCGATGGTTGCTTTCGCAAGACCAGGACCGATATCAGCTGCGACTTCTAAAGTAGTGACTGGGTTATCAAATTGACGTTGACTACCGTCAGGAAGAGTAATAATAGGCATGAAATATCCTTTACAGTGGTGTTGCATACCAAGCAACACGTGCAGTATTTGTTTTGCTTTTTACAGCAATGAGTGAAGCGAATGTTGAGAGCAACATCTCGCACTAAAGACAAAACGGTGTACAAACACTAATGCACATCAAATTTTGTCCAAACGCATATTTTAAAGAATCGAGATAAAATCACAACCGTTTTGATTTTAGTTGCTTGGGCACGCAGACTATCACATCCGCTTTAGAGGCTTCACAACACTATCTAACCCTCAATTTTAAGGGCAAGACAGAGTTTCAGTAAGTCGCCGAGCTCTCCGCTGGGCCACCCCTTCTTATCAAGCCAATAAATTTTAGTTTTCTTCGGGAAACTGTGGAGTAAGTCACTATGGGTTTGTATTAGAGTCAAAATCTAGACTATTCGAAAAACAGCTAAGACCCTGAACAGCTTCTTTGTAGTGACACATTTTGCAACAAACACAAGCTAGTCACACTTGCTGACATCCATAATAATTCGTTGATTTTTATAAAATAAACAATGGAAGTATTATGAGAAAAGCAGTGTTAGCCGGAGTTATTCTGGGAGTGTTGTCAGGATGTGGGGGCAGCGATGGTGATGGTGGTAATGATCAGGGTGATTTCCGAAACCCAATGCCAACAAAGCAGAGTGTAACAAAAGTGTTTAGCCTTTTAGGTGAGAACGAATACTCTAATCTCTATCAAGATGTAGATCTCCCACATGAAGCTGGAAGCGACTTAGCACTAAAAAATAACCGAT comes from Vibrio astriarenae and encodes:
- the rplT gene encoding 50S ribosomal protein L20 — its product is MPRVKRGVQARARHKKVLKQAKGYYGARSRVYRVAFQAVTKAGQYAYRDRRNKKRQFRQLWIARINAASRQNGLSYSRFINGLKKASIEIDRKILADIAVFDKAAFAVLVEKAKAAL
- a CDS encoding TRAP transporter small permease subunit — its product is MRSLIYIERAFNRFGDFLGWLASILFIILLANVTYDVVMRYVFNDVSIAFQEMEWHLFSSVFLLGVPFAIKAGGHVRVDVFYERLSNKAQAVIDIVGTLVFLFPFCLLVAWYGVDFAKESYTLGETSGDPGGLPYRWVIKAMIPLSFFFMAISGIGLILHSLNKIVNPHLIYDTPNSDKQ
- a CDS encoding sensor domain-containing diguanylate cyclase — translated: MSGITLDINEFHWMTQILDTMDSGLVVLDLDNNVVVWNNFMQSYSGISSQNILGRNLFDSYDGLPRSWLEAKISNATVLETRCFSSWENRPYLFAFKNFSPVSHGSQFMYQDVVFTPLKSLCGGVSHIAIQITDVSETAHHKIYLNTTNQQLSELSRKDGLTNLYNRISWEQNLEKEFERMVYASEPSSLVMFDIDHFKAINDTYGHHVGDEVIRATAKLLRKSVRKGDVCGRYGGEEFTVILPNTCTEQARLFAERLRASIEQAKIEHAGQQIKFTISLGVCQYHPSFQNHIAWLNSVDAALYRSKDGGRNQTQVIDLIKSSMRNA
- a CDS encoding TRAP transporter large permease, producing MIGIVMFFVALFALLLGFPVAFTFGGIALIFGVWAEGMDMFAFMPYRIQSIMENTVLMAVPLFVFMGLVLQKTKLAEQLLESMGRLFGGVRGGIAVSTVLVGALLAASTGVVGASVVAMGLISLPVMLKYNYDKGLACGTICASGTLGQIIPPSIVLILLGDVLGVPVGDLFQAAVWPGLALVAAYVIYILIYAKLHPESAQAIERDDSISRKQEIYNALKAVIPPLVLIVLVLGSIFAGIATPTESAALGGAGALVLALLYRQFSWRMVYESAKETVKVTAMVFAILLGATAFSMAFTYTGGDYLVEEWMLQLPGEKWGFLIITMLVILILGFFIDFVEICFIIVPIISPVAELLGLNMTWFAILIAMNLQTSFLTPPFGFSLFYLKGVAPNGVTTQDIYRGVMPFILIQIVVLASLLAFPEMYGMAN
- a CDS encoding response regulator, whose amino-acid sequence is MSDKISVVMVDDHQVVLDGFMARLVQEPEIEVVGTASNGLEAVEIVGQLLPDVVLMDVSMPIMNGIDATRLICEEHPGVKVLMLTMHDNREYIMKVMQAGAVGYMLKEICANKMVQAIKTVNQGSTYFCESVTQTLFTQEVVPSAQKPNPLSRREESVLKLVAEGHSSKKVAALLGISYRTVETHRQNIKHKLDLHSTAELAKYAIDKGIIH
- the thrS gene encoding threonine--tRNA ligase, with the translated sequence MPIITLPDGSQRQFDNPVTTLEVAADIGPGLAKATIAGRVNGERVDACDPIETDAALEIITNKDDVDGLEIVRHSCAHLLGHAIKQLFPEAKMAIGPTIDNGFYYDIDLEHSLTQEDLEKIEKRMKELAKTKYQVIKKKVSWQEARDTFEARGETYKMEILDENVARDDRPGLYHHEEYIDMCRGPHVPNMSFCQHFTLLNVAGAYWRGNSDNKMLQRIYGTAFHDKKALKAHLVRLEEAAKRDHRKIGKQLDLFHMQQEAPGMVFWHHNGWSIFRDLEVFVREKLTEYDYQEVKGPLMMDRVLWERSGHWDKYADAMFTTSSENREYAIKPMNCPGHVQIFNQGLKSYRDLPLRMAEFGSCHRNEPSGALHGIMRVRGFTQDDAHIFCTESQIQEEVTGCIKMVYDTYQTFGFDNIVVKLSTRPEKRVGSDEIWDQSEEALKLSLESMDIPYEIQEGEGAFYGPKIEFTLYDCLDRAWQCGTVQLDFNLPGRLGATYVDENNERQVPVMIHRAILGSLERFIGILIEEYYGFFPTWLSPEQAVIMNITDKQSDYVQEVAQKLQKCGIRAKADLRNEKIGFKIREHTLKRVPYMLVCGDQEMEAGEIAVRTRKGKDLGKFKVDDFIEYIRTEVSTRRLNLEE
- a CDS encoding TRAP transporter substrate-binding protein, which gives rise to MSFIHQSVKRVVTSVVVTAVCALGSASAFADDKVYRLKLAETWGPNFPVFGDTTKNMAKMAEEMSGGRLQIRIDSSNKHKAPFGVFDMVKSGQYDMGHSASYYWKGKVPNTLYFTSMPFGMLPVEQYAWFYYGGGMELMEQVYSPHNLMSFPGGNTDVQMGGWFQKEINSVEDLQGLKMRIPGFAGEVLAELGAKPTNIAPGELYTSLERRTIDALEWVGPSLDLRMGFHKIAPYYYTGWHEPATELQFLVNKRTWEKLPDDLKAILQVAMKTAAYDMYTQSKHESGKNWATIKTEYPNVQVKNFPPAVMSALREANDRLLKEHAEKDALAKEIQESQASYLEQVRPWSNISHRAYLNGQAEAEK
- a CDS encoding cache domain-containing protein — protein: MPLKAKLILLTLLPLVLVTLSISWISIHQAKSLGEKEVEIFRDSLIKSRESALKDSVDLAFDAIRHVYMDDELNEVEAKLEVKDILTKLRYGSDGYFFAYDEQGVNLVHPIMPELVGQNLLDLKDSNGDYLIEALLFQAKAGGGFHQYLWQKPSTGDIVPKLSYAAWLDKWDWMIGTGLYIEDVRQEVDNMHAAINQNIETTFFSVMVILIVTVAVIIVLTLAINLHEHRLADKNLKELAHKTVMFQEDEKKHLARELHDGINQLLVSSKCHLELLKDKVDDERLRSHLDKSQHSLMMAINEVRHISHQLRPSALDDIGLEAALTTLLHDFKSHSGLEIDVHFDTNAVKLSSDISTTLYRVVQESLNNVEKHSGAGKVTVMLQQVGAHLQLMVRDDGVGFNVNAALARGGIGLRNMRERVEFIGGDFELMSEVGLGTEIAVLIRMDG
- the rpmI gene encoding 50S ribosomal protein L35; its protein translation is MPKMKTNKGAAKRFKKTAGGIKYKHATKRHILTKRTTKNKRQLRPNAILPKCEVAAVVRMMPYA
- the infC gene encoding translation initiation factor IF-3, which gives rise to MKGGRRGQQPAKQNQHRMNGEIRGVREVRLTGADGEPVGIVSIQEALAAADEAGMDLVEISPNAEPPVCRVMDYGKFLFEKSKAAKEQKKKQKQIQIKEVKFRPGTDIGDYQVKLRNLTRFLEDGNKVKVTIRFRGREMAHQEIGVDVLNRLKEDTVDLAVVESFPTRIEGRQMIMVLAPKKK